The proteins below are encoded in one region of Ricinus communis isolate WT05 ecotype wild-type chromosome 6, ASM1957865v1, whole genome shotgun sequence:
- the LOC125370332 gene encoding uncharacterized protein LOC125370332, with the protein MQFGRKHVEFSIGKYMFLKVSPMHGVMRFGKKGKLAPRYMGPFEIIDRIGEVAYKLDLPPNFSHVHPVFHISMLRKYILDPSHVLQPQYMEVSEDLTYEEQPVMIMDTQVRQLRSKVIPIVKVLWRIIRLKNVPGRPSWK; encoded by the coding sequence ATGCAGTTCGGGCGAAAGCACGTGGAATTCAGTATCGGGAAATACATGTTCTTGAAGGTGTCTCCTATGCATGGTGTGATGCGGTTTGGCAAGAAGGGCAAATTGGCCCCTCGGTATATGGGACCCTTTGAGATTATTGACAGAATTGGAGAGGTGGCATACAAGCTGGACTTGCCGCCGAATTTCTCGCACGTGCATCCGGTATTCCACATATCGATGTTAAGGAAGTACATTTTGGACCCTTCGCATGTGTTGCAACCTCAATATATGGAAGTAAGCGAAGATCTGACTTACGAGGAGCAGCCAGTCATGATCATGGATACTCAAGTTCGCCAACTGCGCTCTAAGGTTATTCCGATAGTTAAGGTGTTGTGGCGAATCATTCGTCTGAAAAATGTACCTGGGAGACCGAGCTGGAAATGA